The Halobellus sp. MBLA0158 genome has a window encoding:
- a CDS encoding phytoene desaturase family protein produces MSHRLPDDATVTVVGGGFGGLAAAAYLGAAGADVRVLERHDRLGGHAGVLEREGFRFDTGPSWYLMPDAFERFFGHFDREPSDYYALERLDPQYRVFWKDGDSVAIRPDRENAHEVFESYESGAGEALREYLDRAERNYELAMNRVVYERRDRLRDFVDPALLPLAPRLRLFGTMDDYVSRFVEHPKLKQLLQYTLVFLGGSPHNTPALYSIMSHVDLNLNVFYPEGGIAGVVDALAELAREQGVEIETGVDVAEITGAAGDFVLGTDASPVESELVVSNANPAHVERDLLPPTARSYDADYWTSRTYAPSAFLLYLGVEGDVDPLAHHTLVFPTDWDDHFDAIFEEPRWPEDPAYYLSVTSKTDDGVAPAGHHAVVVLVPIAPGLDDGPEIRERYAEKVLADLATTTGVDLRDRIVVEESACVDDFAARFDDPRGTAMGLAHTLRQTGPLRPAHRADLDGLYYTGAYTAPGIGMPMCLVSGEHAAEAVCADYPEVAAEAPPPTNN; encoded by the coding sequence ATGTCACACCGCCTCCCGGACGACGCGACCGTGACGGTCGTCGGCGGCGGATTCGGCGGGCTCGCGGCGGCCGCGTACCTCGGCGCGGCCGGCGCCGACGTCCGCGTGCTCGAACGCCACGACCGGCTCGGCGGCCACGCCGGCGTCCTCGAACGCGAGGGGTTCCGGTTCGACACCGGCCCGTCGTGGTACCTGATGCCCGACGCCTTCGAGCGCTTCTTCGGGCACTTCGACCGCGAGCCGAGCGACTACTACGCCCTCGAACGGCTCGATCCCCAGTACCGGGTGTTCTGGAAGGACGGCGACAGCGTCGCTATCCGCCCCGACCGCGAGAACGCCCACGAGGTGTTCGAGTCCTACGAGTCGGGCGCGGGCGAGGCGCTTCGGGAGTACCTCGACCGCGCCGAGCGGAACTACGAACTGGCGATGAACCGGGTCGTCTACGAGCGGCGCGATCGCCTGCGGGACTTCGTCGACCCGGCGCTTCTGCCCCTGGCGCCCCGCCTCCGGCTGTTCGGGACGATGGACGACTACGTCTCCCGGTTCGTCGAGCACCCGAAGCTCAAGCAGCTGCTTCAGTACACCCTCGTCTTCCTGGGCGGCTCGCCGCACAACACCCCGGCGCTGTACAGCATTATGAGCCACGTCGACCTGAACCTGAACGTCTTCTACCCCGAGGGCGGCATCGCCGGCGTCGTCGACGCGCTCGCGGAACTGGCGCGCGAGCAGGGCGTCGAGATCGAGACCGGCGTCGACGTCGCGGAGATCACGGGCGCGGCGGGCGACTTCGTGCTCGGAACCGACGCCAGCCCCGTCGAGTCCGAACTCGTCGTCAGCAACGCCAACCCCGCGCACGTGGAGCGGGACCTCCTGCCGCCGACGGCCCGGAGCTACGACGCCGACTACTGGACGTCGCGGACGTACGCGCCCTCGGCGTTCCTCCTCTATCTGGGCGTCGAGGGAGACGTCGACCCGCTCGCCCACCACACGCTGGTCTTCCCGACCGACTGGGACGACCACTTCGACGCCATCTTCGAGGAGCCCCGCTGGCCCGAGGACCCGGCGTACTACCTCTCTGTCACCTCGAAGACCGACGACGGCGTCGCCCCCGCGGGCCACCACGCGGTCGTCGTGCTCGTCCCGATCGCCCCCGGCCTGGACGACGGGCCGGAGATCCGCGAGCGCTATGCGGAAAAGGTCCTCGCCGACCTCGCGACCACCACGGGCGTCGACCTCCGCGATCGGATCGTCGTCGAGGAGTCCGCCTGCGTCGACGACTTCGCGGCGCGGTTCGACGACCCGCGCGGGACGGCGATGGGGCTCGCCCACACGCTCCGGCAGACCGGGCCGCTCCGCCCCGCCCACCGGGCCGACCTCGACGGCCTCTACTACACCGGCGCCTACACCGCGCCGGGCATCGGGATGCCGATGTGCCTCGTCAGCGGCGAGCACGCCGCGGAGGCGGTCTGTGCGGACTACCCGGAGGTCGCCGCCGAGGCACCGCCACCGACAAATAACTGA
- a CDS encoding Brp/Blh family beta-carotene 15,15'-dioxygenase, which produces MSAIGLRSVRRRFLHSDAHPSLALSRLSLLALLVAFAGASAAGIEVPFAAQMVVYLVGMVALNLPHGGYEHFENLRRRRPSFRWRYVAAYLALIAGFVALLLAAPVAGVALAIGVAMAKGGLGGLSVLDATTGTDHLQTRPQRLLAAGVRGGAVMLVPLVFHPGTFHTFSALMVGLVEPGGLAPYAEHFGATRALAAGGYGLALAAHVGLGYVRGGGRSWLVDAGESLLLASYFAVVPVLVAVGLYFPFWYSARQVARTVTVGDDDVGDPEWDLIGDSRVALRAWGVLVAGAFATFAVLAAVYWLVPNPLGNSGLLPGAVAFWSVFISVVALPHVVIGSLLDTERGIWYVP; this is translated from the coding sequence ATGAGCGCGATCGGCCTCCGTTCGGTGCGGCGGCGGTTCCTGCACAGCGACGCGCACCCGTCCCTCGCCCTCTCCCGGCTGTCGCTCCTCGCGTTGCTCGTCGCCTTCGCGGGCGCGAGCGCGGCCGGGATCGAGGTCCCGTTCGCGGCGCAGATGGTGGTGTACCTCGTGGGGATGGTCGCGCTGAACCTCCCGCACGGCGGCTACGAGCACTTCGAGAACCTCCGGCGGCGACGCCCCTCGTTCCGCTGGCGGTACGTCGCCGCCTACCTGGCCCTCATCGCGGGCTTCGTCGCCCTCCTGCTCGCGGCCCCGGTCGCGGGCGTCGCGCTCGCGATCGGCGTCGCGATGGCGAAGGGCGGCCTCGGCGGGCTGTCGGTCCTGGACGCCACTACCGGGACCGACCACCTGCAGACGCGGCCGCAGCGCCTGCTCGCCGCGGGCGTCCGCGGCGGGGCCGTGATGCTCGTCCCGCTGGTGTTCCACCCGGGGACCTTCCACACCTTCAGCGCGCTGATGGTCGGCCTCGTCGAGCCCGGCGGGCTCGCGCCCTACGCCGAGCACTTCGGGGCGACCCGGGCGCTCGCCGCGGGCGGCTACGGCCTCGCGCTCGCGGCCCACGTCGGCCTCGGGTACGTCCGCGGCGGCGGGCGGTCGTGGCTCGTCGACGCCGGCGAGAGCCTGCTCCTGGCGTCGTACTTCGCGGTCGTGCCCGTCCTCGTCGCCGTCGGGCTCTACTTCCCGTTCTGGTACTCGGCCAGGCAGGTCGCCCGGACGGTCACGGTCGGCGACGACGACGTCGGCGACCCCGAGTGGGACCTCATCGGCGACTCGCGGGTGGCGCTCCGGGCCTGGGGCGTGCTCGTCGCGGGCGCGTTCGCAACGTTCGCGGTGCTGGCGGCGGTCTACTGGCTCGTCCCGAACCCCCTGGGGAACAGCGGCCTCCTCCCGGGCGCGGTGGCGTTCTGGAGCGTCTTCATCAGCGTCGTCGCCCTGCCGCACGTCGTGATCGGCTCGCTCCTCGACACCGAGCGCGGGATCTGGTACGTGCCCTGA